The Collimonas fungivorans Ter331 genome has a segment encoding these proteins:
- a CDS encoding LysR substrate-binding domain-containing protein: MDLLSLEIFRTVVREGGITRAAEQLHRVQSNVTTRIRQLETSLGVSLFSRNNKRLVLTPAGETLLGYAERLLNLAGEAREAVQPAVPQGRLRIGSMESTAASRLPLPLARFHQEWPAVQLELSTGATQQLIDRVRAFTLDAALVAGPLDDPLFEMLPLYAEELVVLAARNHPPISGPDDVQSRTLVAFEHGCAYRRHAENWLASGSVPGRRPDRILELGSYHAMLACVAAGAGIALAPRSVLELHNNTQSLATYPIGPAGQVTTYLIRRHDYSSPAFDALSQILQAEATNN; the protein is encoded by the coding sequence ATGGATTTGTTATCTCTTGAAATTTTCCGCACCGTGGTCCGCGAGGGCGGCATTACCCGTGCCGCCGAGCAACTGCACCGGGTGCAATCGAACGTGACGACCCGCATACGCCAGCTGGAAACATCGCTGGGCGTGTCTCTGTTTTCCCGCAATAACAAGCGGCTGGTGCTGACGCCGGCCGGCGAGACCTTGCTCGGCTATGCCGAGCGCCTGCTGAACCTGGCCGGCGAAGCGCGCGAGGCGGTGCAGCCGGCGGTGCCGCAAGGGCGCTTGCGCATCGGTTCGATGGAAAGCACCGCCGCCAGCCGCTTGCCGCTGCCCTTGGCGCGTTTCCACCAGGAGTGGCCGGCGGTGCAGCTGGAACTCAGCACCGGCGCCACCCAGCAACTGATAGACCGGGTCCGCGCATTTACGCTGGACGCCGCCCTGGTCGCCGGTCCGCTGGATGATCCCCTGTTTGAAATGCTGCCCCTGTATGCCGAAGAACTGGTAGTGCTGGCCGCCCGCAACCATCCGCCGATCAGCGGCCCCGACGATGTGCAAAGCCGCACCCTAGTCGCCTTCGAACACGGCTGCGCCTACCGCCGCCACGCCGAAAACTGGCTGGCCTCAGGCAGCGTCCCCGGCCGCCGTCCCGACCGCATCCTCGAGCTAGGCTCCTACCACGCCATGCTAGCCTGCGTCGCCGCCGGCGCCGGCATCGCCCTGGCGCCAAGGTCCGTACTGGAACTGCACAACAACACCCAAAGCCTGGCCACCTACCCCATAGGCCCCGCAGGCCAGGTAACCACCTACCTGATCCGCCGCCACGACTACAGCTCCCCAGCCTTCGACGCCCTAAGCCAGATCCTGCAAGCAGAAGCCACCAATAATTAG
- the mlaD gene encoding outer membrane lipid asymmetry maintenance protein MlaD, translating to MQQKTVDVWVGIFVLIGVLALGFLALRAGNLSSATFNKTYPVITKFDNIGGLKVRASVRSAGVVVGRVASINFDDKNFQAIVTLNMDQRYQFPEDSSAKILTSGLLGEQYIGIEAGGATKNLVAGDRIKLTQSAIVLENLISQFLYSKAADVKDTEQ from the coding sequence ATGCAACAGAAAACTGTAGACGTATGGGTAGGCATATTTGTGCTGATCGGCGTGCTGGCCCTGGGGTTCCTGGCGCTGAGAGCCGGTAACCTGAGCAGCGCGACTTTCAACAAGACCTATCCGGTAATTACCAAGTTCGACAATATCGGCGGCCTGAAAGTGCGCGCATCGGTCAGGAGCGCCGGAGTGGTGGTGGGGCGTGTCGCTTCGATCAATTTCGACGACAAGAACTTCCAGGCGATAGTGACCTTGAACATGGACCAGCGTTACCAGTTCCCGGAAGACAGTTCGGCTAAGATACTCACTTCAGGTTTGTTGGGCGAGCAATACATCGGTATCGAAGCGGGCGGCGCGACCAAGAACCTGGTTGCCGGCGACCGTATTAAATTAACGCAATCCGCGATTGTGCTGGAAAACCTGATCAGTCAGTTTCTGTATAGTAAAGCTGCGGATGTAAAGGACACAGAACAATGA
- a CDS encoding ABC transporter ATP-binding protein, giving the protein MANIVEIRDLQFGYGERSILSGLNMDFARGKVIAVMGGSGSGKTTILRLIGGQLKPQAGSVKVDGETVHTLSTSGLYALRRKMGMLFQSGALFTDLTAFENVAFPLREHTNLSPELLNNLVLLKLNAVGLRNAAQLKPSEISGGMARRVALARAIALDPSLIMYDEPFAGLDPISMGVTANLIRKLNDALGSTSILVSHDVNESFSIADYVYFLSQGQIVAQGTPAEMLASTHPYVKQFVNAEPDGPVPFHYPGKSLAEDLGLSLNLKGRG; this is encoded by the coding sequence GTGGCAAATATCGTCGAAATTCGTGATCTGCAGTTTGGCTATGGTGAGAGGTCGATTTTATCGGGTCTCAACATGGACTTCGCACGCGGCAAGGTGATCGCCGTCATGGGCGGCTCCGGCTCCGGCAAGACCACCATATTGCGGCTGATCGGCGGCCAGCTGAAGCCCCAGGCCGGCAGCGTCAAGGTCGACGGCGAAACGGTGCACACATTGTCGACTTCGGGCTTGTATGCCTTGCGGCGCAAGATGGGCATGCTGTTCCAGAGCGGCGCCTTGTTTACCGACCTGACCGCATTTGAAAACGTCGCCTTCCCGCTGCGCGAACACACCAACCTGTCGCCGGAACTGTTGAACAACCTGGTGCTGCTGAAGCTGAATGCGGTCGGCCTGCGCAACGCCGCGCAACTGAAGCCGTCCGAGATTTCCGGCGGCATGGCGCGGCGCGTGGCGCTGGCGCGCGCGATTGCCCTGGATCCGTCGCTGATCATGTATGACGAACCGTTCGCCGGGCTGGATCCGATTTCGATGGGCGTGACCGCCAACCTGATCCGCAAGCTCAACGATGCGCTGGGTTCGACCAGCATCCTGGTGTCGCATGACGTCAATGAGTCGTTCAGCATCGCCGACTACGTGTATTTCCTGTCGCAAGGGCAGATCGTGGCGCAGGGCACGCCGGCAGAGATGCTGGCGTCCACCCATCCGTACGTGAAGCAGTTCGTCAATGCCGAGCCTGACGGTCCGGTGCCGTTCCACTATCCTGGCAAGTCGCTGGCCGAGGACCTGGGCCTGAGTCTGAACCTGAAAGGGCGCGGCTGA
- a CDS encoding MlaA family lipoprotein, giving the protein MKTMTRLGSLALVAALAGCATTSNPQDPLEGFNRAMFSFNDTLDKVALKPVATAYRNWLPSFVQTGVNNFFGNLGDVWSSVNGFLQGNVADGTSDVMRVAVNSTLGLGGLLDIGSEAGLQKHNKDFGQTLGKWGVGSGPYLVLPLFGPSNIRDTAALPVDMYGDIWSYKYPVRWRNTGSVVRLIDKRANLLDAGGLLDDAALDKYEFVRDAYTQRRQSQISGNSDDSDDKADKPVNSKPAEQ; this is encoded by the coding sequence ATGAAAACCATGACCCGCCTGGGCTCGCTCGCTCTGGTTGCCGCGCTGGCCGGCTGCGCCACCACCAGCAATCCGCAAGACCCGCTGGAAGGCTTCAACCGCGCCATGTTCAGCTTCAACGACACGCTCGACAAGGTCGCCCTGAAGCCGGTCGCCACTGCTTACCGCAACTGGCTGCCAAGTTTTGTCCAGACCGGCGTCAACAACTTCTTCGGCAACCTGGGCGATGTCTGGAGCTCGGTCAACGGTTTCTTGCAAGGCAATGTCGCGGACGGCACCTCGGACGTGATGCGGGTTGCGGTCAACTCCACGCTCGGCCTGGGCGGTTTGCTGGATATCGGCTCGGAAGCCGGTTTGCAGAAACATAACAAGGATTTCGGCCAGACCTTGGGCAAGTGGGGCGTAGGCTCCGGTCCTTACCTGGTGCTGCCGCTGTTCGGGCCGTCGAATATCCGCGACACGGCGGCATTGCCGGTCGACATGTACGGCGATATCTGGTCCTACAAATACCCGGTGCGCTGGCGCAATACCGGCTCGGTGGTGCGCCTGATCGACAAGCGCGCCAACCTGCTGGATGCAGGCGGCCTGCTGGACGATGCCGCCCTCGACAAGTATGAATTCGTGCGCGACGCCTACACCCAGCGCCGCCAGAGCCAGATCAGCGGCAACAGCGACGATAGCGACGACAAGGCGGACAAACCTGTCAACAGCAAGCCCGCCGAGCAGTGA
- a CDS encoding glutamate synthase subunit beta — translation MGKVTGFMEYQRVGETYEAPVARKKHYKEFILSLSNDEAKTQGARCMDCGIPFCNNGCPVNNIIPDWNDLVYRGAYHEALETLHSTNNFPEFTGRICPAPCESACTLGINSDPVGIKSIEHFIVDKGWENGWIVPQPPLVKTGKKVAVVGSGPAGLAAAQQLARIGHEVTVFEKSDRVGGLLRYGIPDFKMEKSHIDRRVEQMEAEGVTFRTGVLVGKDFPANVNNWAKKTVSPEELKAEFDAVVIAGGAEQPRDLPVPGRELKGVHFAMDFLPQQNKVNAGDKVKEQILAGGKHVVVIGGGDTGSDCVGTSNRQGAVSIQQFELMPQPPELENKPLVWPYWPTKLRTSSSHEEGCDRDWAVATKRLEGKNGKVEKLIAARVEWKDGKMQEVPDSEFEMKADLVFLAMGFVSPVAQVLEAFGVDKDARGNAKATTDGDACYKTSADKVFAAGDMRRGQSLVVWAIREGRQCARAVDEFLMGASVLPR, via the coding sequence ATGGGAAAAGTAACAGGATTCATGGAGTACCAAAGGGTCGGCGAGACGTATGAAGCGCCGGTGGCGCGCAAGAAGCATTACAAGGAATTCATCCTCAGCCTGAGCAACGACGAAGCCAAGACCCAGGGCGCGCGCTGCATGGATTGCGGCATTCCGTTCTGCAACAACGGCTGCCCGGTCAACAACATCATCCCCGACTGGAACGACCTGGTGTATCGCGGCGCGTATCACGAAGCGCTGGAGACCCTGCATTCGACCAACAACTTCCCGGAATTTACCGGCCGCATCTGCCCGGCGCCATGCGAAAGCGCCTGCACGCTGGGCATCAACAGCGACCCGGTCGGCATCAAGTCGATCGAGCATTTCATCGTCGACAAGGGCTGGGAAAACGGCTGGATCGTGCCGCAGCCGCCGCTGGTCAAGACCGGCAAGAAAGTCGCCGTGGTCGGTTCCGGTCCTGCCGGGCTGGCGGCGGCGCAGCAGCTGGCGCGCATCGGCCATGAGGTCACCGTGTTTGAAAAGAGCGACCGGGTCGGCGGCCTGCTGCGCTACGGCATCCCCGATTTCAAAATGGAAAAATCCCATATCGACCGCCGCGTCGAGCAGATGGAAGCCGAAGGCGTGACCTTCCGCACCGGCGTGCTGGTCGGCAAGGATTTCCCGGCCAATGTAAATAACTGGGCCAAGAAGACGGTTTCGCCGGAAGAATTGAAAGCCGAGTTCGACGCCGTGGTGATTGCCGGCGGCGCCGAACAGCCGCGCGATTTGCCGGTGCCGGGACGCGAACTGAAGGGCGTGCATTTCGCCATGGATTTCCTGCCGCAGCAAAACAAGGTCAATGCCGGCGACAAGGTCAAGGAGCAGATCCTGGCTGGCGGCAAGCATGTGGTGGTGATCGGCGGCGGCGATACCGGTTCCGACTGCGTCGGCACTTCCAACCGCCAGGGCGCGGTATCGATCCAGCAGTTCGAGCTGATGCCGCAACCGCCGGAACTGGAAAACAAGCCGCTGGTGTGGCCTTACTGGCCGACCAAGCTGCGCACTTCGTCGTCGCACGAAGAAGGCTGCGACCGCGACTGGGCGGTAGCCACCAAGCGGCTGGAAGGCAAGAACGGCAAGGTCGAGAAACTGATCGCTGCCCGCGTCGAATGGAAAGACGGCAAGATGCAGGAAGTGCCGGATTCGGAATTCGAAATGAAGGCCGACCTGGTGTTCCTGGCGATGGGTTTCGTCTCGCCGGTGGCGCAAGTGCTGGAGGCATTCGGCGTCGACAAGGATGCGCGCGGCAACGCCAAGGCCACTACCGACGGCGATGCCTGCTACAAGACTTCGGCCGACAAGGTGTTCGCCGCCGGCGACATGCGGCGCGGCCAGTCGCTGGTGGTGTGGGCTATCCGCGAAGGCCGCCAGTGCGCACGGGCAGTCGATGAATTCCTGATGGGAGCGTCGGTTTTGCCACGGTAA
- the mlaE gene encoding lipid asymmetry maintenance ABC transporter permease subunit MlaE produces the protein MLNAVTKFVSNCLAAVGRTVRESIAGLGLAARMFFAILRASLGLWRRPRLITDQIHFIGNYSLVIIGVSGLFVGFVLGLQGYYTLNKYGSEQALGLLVALSLVRELGPVVTALLFAGRAGTSLTAEIGLMKAGEQLSAMEMMAVDPMQRVVAPRFWAGVVAMPMLAALFSALGIFGGYLVGVKLIGVDDGAFWSQMQGGIDIWQDIANGVLKSIVFGVAATFVAVWQGYEAKPTPEGVSRATTRTVVISSLAVLALDFLLTALMFN, from the coding sequence ATGCTGAATGCTGTAACCAAGTTTGTAAGCAATTGTCTTGCCGCAGTGGGACGCACGGTACGCGAATCGATTGCCGGCCTGGGCCTCGCCGCGCGCATGTTCTTTGCGATCCTGCGCGCCTCGCTCGGCCTCTGGCGGCGTCCGCGGCTGATTACCGACCAGATCCATTTCATCGGCAACTACTCGCTGGTCATCATTGGCGTCTCGGGCCTGTTTGTCGGTTTTGTACTGGGTTTGCAGGGTTATTACACGCTCAACAAATATGGCTCCGAGCAGGCGCTGGGCTTGCTGGTGGCGCTGTCGCTGGTGCGTGAGCTGGGACCGGTGGTGACTGCGCTGCTGTTCGCCGGCCGCGCCGGCACTTCCCTGACGGCGGAAATCGGCTTGATGAAAGCCGGCGAGCAGTTGTCGGCGATGGAAATGATGGCGGTCGATCCCATGCAACGGGTAGTGGCGCCGCGTTTCTGGGCCGGCGTGGTGGCGATGCCGATGCTGGCAGCCTTGTTCAGCGCCCTCGGTATTTTTGGCGGCTATCTGGTCGGCGTCAAGCTGATCGGCGTCGACGACGGCGCGTTTTGGTCGCAGATGCAAGGCGGTATAGATATCTGGCAAGATATCGCTAACGGTGTCCTGAAAAGCATCGTATTTGGCGTCGCCGCGACGTTTGTCGCGGTATGGCAGGGTTATGAGGCGAAACCGACGCCGGAAGGCGTTTCCAGGGCAACCACGCGCACCGTGGTGATCTCGTCGCTGGCGGTGTTGGCGCTGGACTTCCTGCTGACCGCTTTAATGTTTAACTGA
- a CDS encoding glutamate synthase-related protein — protein sequence MHAQGLYDPANEHDACGVGFIAHIKGKKSHSVIEQGLLILKNLDHRGAVGADKLMGDGAGILIQVPDQFYREEMAKLGVILPPPGEFGVGMVFLPKENASRIACEQEIERAVLAEGQVVLGWRDVPVDIEMPMSPTVRDKEPVIRQIFIGRGPDIMVTDALERKLYVIRKSSGHAIQALNLLHGKEFFVPSMSARTVVYKGLLLADQVGVYYKDLQDPRCLSALALVHQRFSTNTFPEWPLAHPYRLLAHNGEINTVKGNFNWMRAREGVMKSHVLGDDLQKLFPLIYEGQSDTACFDNALELLLMAGYPIAQAMMMMIPEAWENHATMDDNRRAFYEYHAAMMEPWDGPAAMAFTDGRHIGGTLDRNGLRPARYIVTDDDFVVMASESGVLPIPESKIIQKWRLQPGKMFLIDLDAGRIIDDKELKDTFANAKPYKQWIESVRVKLDELKSEPSESGSTIPLLDRQQLFGYTQEDIKFLMSPMAAAAEEAIGSMGNDSPLAVMSNKNKTLYHYFKQLFAQVTNPPIDPIREAMVMSLVSFIGPKPNMLDTNNINPPMRLEVTQPILNYDDIAKLRNIGAHTGGKFKSYELNICYPVAWGKEGIEARLASLCAKAVDAVKSGHNILIVSDRKVDAEQVAIPALLATSAIHQHLVSKGLRTSTGLVVETGSARETHHFALLAGYGAEAIHPYLAMDTLTELAHGLPGALSPEKAIYNFQKAIGKGLLKVMSKMGISTYMSYCGAQIFEAIGLNKSMTQKYFKGTASNVEGIGVFEVAEEALRLHRAAFSDDPVLANALDAGGEYAFRIRGEEHMWTPDAIAKLQHSTRANNFNSYKEYAQLINDQSKRHMTLRGLFEFKVDPSKAIPLDEVEPAKEIVKRFATGAMSLGSISTEAHATLAVAMNRIGGKSNTGEGGEDENRYRQELKGIPIKQGETLASVIGKDRIEVDIPLQAGDSLRSRIKQVASGRFGVTAEYLISADQIQIKMAQGAKPGEGGQLPGHKVSEYIAKLRFSVPGVGLISPPPHHDIYSIEDLAQLIHDLKNVNPRASISVKLVSEVGVGTVAAGVAKAKSDHVVIAGHDGGTGASPLSSIKHAGSPWELGLAETQQTLVLNGLRNRIRVQADGQMKTGRDVVIGALLGADEFGFATAPLVVEGCIMMRKCHLNTCPVGVATQDPVLRAKFSGKPEHVVNFFFFIAEEVRQIMASLGIRSFNELIGRADLLDKSRAITHWKAQGLDFSRIFYQPVLPEGGVYYHTEEQDHGLDRALDHKLIAQAKAALDKGERVSFISPIKNLNRTVGAMLSGEVAKKYGHEGLPDDTIHIQLQGTAGQSAGAFLAHGVTLDLVGEGNDYVGKGLSGGRIIVRPNTEFRGRAVDNIIAGNTVLYGAIAGEAFLNGVAGERFAVRNSGAIAVVEGTGDHGCEYMTGGTVVVLGETGRNFGAGMSGGLAYVYDPDGTFAAQCNMSMVTLEQVLSQGEQEATIDKAIWHSTVRGGEVQADEAILKGLIERHFKYTGSTRARNLLDNWVASRSKFVKVFPTEYKRALGELNAVRSTTPAKEKVAA from the coding sequence ATGCATGCGCAAGGTTTATACGATCCGGCCAATGAACATGATGCCTGTGGCGTCGGGTTTATTGCTCACATCAAAGGCAAGAAGAGCCACTCGGTCATTGAGCAGGGTTTGCTGATCCTGAAGAATCTCGATCATCGGGGTGCGGTCGGTGCGGATAAGTTGATGGGTGACGGCGCCGGGATCCTGATCCAGGTGCCGGATCAGTTCTATCGCGAAGAGATGGCGAAGCTGGGCGTGATCTTGCCGCCGCCGGGCGAATTCGGCGTGGGCATGGTGTTCTTGCCAAAAGAGAATGCTTCGCGCATCGCCTGCGAACAGGAAATCGAACGTGCGGTGCTGGCTGAAGGCCAGGTCGTGCTGGGCTGGCGCGATGTGCCGGTGGATATCGAGATGCCGATGTCGCCGACCGTGCGCGACAAGGAACCGGTGATCCGCCAGATCTTCATCGGCCGCGGCCCGGACATCATGGTGACCGATGCGCTCGAACGCAAACTGTATGTAATCCGCAAATCCTCCGGCCACGCGATCCAGGCCCTGAACCTGTTGCACGGCAAGGAATTTTTCGTACCGTCGATGTCGGCCCGCACCGTGGTCTACAAGGGCTTGCTGCTGGCCGACCAGGTCGGCGTCTATTACAAGGACCTGCAGGATCCGCGCTGCCTGTCGGCGCTGGCGCTGGTGCATCAACGCTTCTCTACCAATACTTTCCCGGAATGGCCGCTGGCCCACCCGTACCGCCTGCTGGCGCACAACGGCGAGATCAACACCGTCAAGGGCAACTTCAACTGGATGCGCGCGCGTGAAGGCGTGATGAAATCGCACGTGCTGGGCGATGACCTGCAGAAGCTGTTTCCGCTGATCTATGAAGGCCAGTCCGACACCGCCTGTTTCGACAATGCGCTGGAACTGCTGCTGATGGCGGGTTACCCGATTGCGCAAGCGATGATGATGATGATCCCGGAAGCATGGGAAAACCACGCCACCATGGACGACAACCGCCGCGCCTTCTATGAATACCACGCCGCGATGATGGAACCATGGGACGGCCCGGCCGCGATGGCGTTTACCGACGGCCGCCATATCGGCGGCACGCTGGACCGCAACGGCCTGCGTCCGGCGCGCTACATCGTCACCGACGACGACTTCGTGGTGATGGCGTCCGAATCCGGCGTCTTGCCGATCCCGGAATCGAAGATCATCCAGAAATGGCGCCTGCAGCCAGGCAAGATGTTCCTGATCGACCTCGACGCCGGCCGCATCATCGACGACAAGGAGCTGAAAGACACGTTTGCCAACGCCAAGCCATACAAGCAGTGGATTGAATCGGTGCGCGTCAAGCTCGACGAGCTGAAATCTGAGCCGTCCGAATCCGGTTCGACCATCCCGCTGCTGGACCGCCAGCAGCTGTTCGGCTACACCCAGGAAGACATCAAGTTCCTGATGTCGCCGATGGCGGCCGCTGCCGAAGAAGCGATCGGCTCCATGGGCAACGACTCGCCGCTGGCGGTCATGTCCAACAAGAACAAGACCCTGTATCACTACTTCAAGCAGTTGTTCGCGCAAGTCACCAACCCGCCTATCGATCCGATCCGCGAAGCGATGGTGATGTCGCTGGTGTCCTTCATCGGACCTAAGCCGAACATGCTGGACACCAACAACATCAACCCGCCGATGCGGCTGGAAGTCACGCAGCCGATCCTGAACTACGACGACATCGCCAAGCTGCGCAATATCGGCGCGCACACCGGCGGCAAGTTCAAGTCCTACGAGCTGAACATCTGCTATCCGGTAGCCTGGGGCAAGGAAGGCATCGAAGCGCGCCTGGCCTCGCTGTGCGCCAAGGCGGTCGACGCCGTCAAGTCGGGCCACAACATCCTGATCGTCTCCGACCGCAAGGTCGACGCCGAGCAAGTGGCGATCCCGGCGCTGCTGGCTACTTCGGCAATCCACCAGCATCTGGTGAGCAAGGGCCTGCGCACCTCGACCGGCCTGGTGGTCGAAACCGGTTCGGCGCGCGAGACGCATCACTTCGCACTGCTGGCAGGTTATGGCGCGGAAGCTATCCATCCCTACCTGGCGATGGATACGCTGACCGAACTGGCGCACGGCTTGCCGGGCGCGCTGTCGCCGGAAAAGGCGATCTACAACTTCCAGAAGGCGATCGGCAAGGGGCTGCTGAAAGTCATGTCGAAGATGGGTATTTCGACCTACATGTCGTATTGCGGCGCGCAGATTTTCGAAGCGATCGGCCTCAACAAGAGCATGACCCAGAAGTACTTCAAGGGCACCGCGTCGAATGTCGAAGGCATCGGCGTGTTTGAAGTGGCGGAAGAAGCCTTGCGCCTGCACCGCGCGGCGTTCAGCGACGATCCGGTGCTGGCCAACGCACTCGACGCCGGCGGCGAATACGCATTCCGCATCCGCGGCGAAGAGCACATGTGGACGCCGGATGCGATCGCCAAGCTGCAGCACTCGACCCGCGCCAACAACTTCAACAGCTATAAAGAATATGCGCAGCTGATCAACGACCAGTCCAAGCGCCACATGACCCTGCGCGGCCTGTTCGAATTCAAGGTCGATCCAAGCAAGGCGATCCCGCTGGACGAGGTCGAGCCGGCCAAGGAAATCGTCAAGCGCTTTGCTACCGGCGCGATGTCGCTCGGCTCGATCTCGACCGAAGCGCACGCCACGCTGGCGGTGGCGATGAACCGCATCGGCGGCAAGTCGAATACCGGCGAAGGCGGCGAGGACGAGAACCGCTATCGCCAGGAACTGAAAGGCATCCCGATCAAGCAAGGGGAAACCCTGGCGTCGGTGATCGGCAAGGACCGCATCGAAGTCGATATCCCGTTGCAGGCCGGCGATTCGCTGCGTTCGCGCATCAAGCAGGTGGCGTCCGGCCGTTTCGGCGTCACTGCCGAATACCTGATTTCCGCCGACCAGATCCAGATCAAGATGGCGCAGGGCGCGAAGCCGGGCGAGGGCGGCCAGCTGCCTGGCCACAAGGTGTCCGAGTACATCGCCAAGCTGCGTTTCTCGGTGCCGGGCGTCGGCCTGATTTCACCGCCGCCGCACCATGACATCTATTCGATCGAAGACCTGGCGCAGCTGATCCATGACTTGAAAAACGTTAATCCGCGCGCTTCGATTTCGGTCAAGCTGGTATCTGAAGTGGGTGTCGGCACCGTGGCTGCGGGTGTCGCCAAGGCCAAGTCGGATCACGTGGTGATCGCCGGCCATGACGGCGGCACCGGCGCTTCGCCTTTGTCGTCGATCAAGCATGCCGGCTCGCCTTGGGAACTGGGCCTGGCGGAAACCCAGCAGACGCTGGTGCTGAACGGCTTGCGCAACCGCATCCGGGTCCAGGCCGACGGCCAGATGAAGACCGGCCGCGACGTCGTGATCGGTGCTTTGCTCGGTGCGGATGAATTCGGTTTCGCCACCGCGCCGCTGGTGGTCGAAGGCTGCATCATGATGCGCAAATGCCACCTGAACACCTGCCCGGTCGGCGTTGCCACGCAAGACCCGGTGCTGCGCGCCAAGTTCTCCGGCAAGCCGGAGCATGTGGTCAACTTCTTCTTCTTCATCGCCGAAGAAGTGCGCCAGATCATGGCGTCGCTGGGCATCCGCAGTTTCAATGAACTGATCGGCCGCGCCGACCTGTTGGACAAATCGCGGGCGATCACGCACTGGAAGGCGCAGGGCCTGGATTTCAGCCGCATTTTCTACCAGCCCGTATTGCCTGAAGGCGGCGTGTATTACCACACCGAAGAACAGGACCACGGCCTCGACCGCGCGCTCGATCACAAGCTGATTGCGCAAGCCAAGGCGGCGCTGGACAAGGGCGAGCGGGTCTCGTTCATCTCGCCGATCAAGAACCTGAACCGCACCGTCGGCGCCATGCTGTCGGGCGAGGTCGCGAAAAAATACGGCCACGAAGGCTTGCCCGACGACACCATCCACATCCAGCTGCAAGGCACCGCAGGCCAGTCGGCAGGCGCGTTCCTGGCGCATGGCGTGACGCTGGACCTGGTTGGCGAGGGCAACGACTATGTCGGCAAGGGCTTGTCGGGCGGCCGCATCATCGTGCGTCCGAACACCGAGTTCCGCGGCCGCGCGGTCGATAACATCATCGCCGGCAACACAGTGCTGTACGGCGCGATTGCCGGCGAGGCTTTCCTCAACGGCGTCGCCGGCGAACGCTTCGCGGTGCGCAACTCAGGCGCGATTGCAGTGGTGGAAGGCACCGGCGACCATGGCTGCGAATACATGACCGGCGGTACGGTGGTGGTGCTGGGTGAAACCGGCCGTAACTTCGGCGCCGGCATGTCTGGCGGCCTGGCTTACGTCTACGATCCGGACGGCACGTTTGCGGCGCAATGCAATATGTCGATGGTGACGCTGGAGCAGGTGCTAAGCCAGGGCGAGCAGGAAGCCACGATCGACAAGGCGATCTGGCACAGCACCGTGCGCGGCGGCGAAGTGCAGGCCGACGAGGCGATCCTGAAGGGGCTGATCGAACGCCACTTCAAGTACACCGGCAGCACCCGCGCCCGCAACCTGCTGGACAACTGGGTTGCTTCGCGCAGCAAATTCGTCAAGGTGTTCCCGACCGAGTACAAGCGGGCGCTAGGCGAGTTGAATGCGGTGCGCAGCACTACGCCAGCCAAGGAAAAAGTCGCCGCGTAA
- a CDS encoding transposase: MARQPRLVIPNQPHHLIQRGVDRQAIFRETEDYVNFLARLREGARQYKVAIHAYVLMSNHVHLLATPSDAQGLAKMMQWVGRFYVPYFNQKYERVGTLWQGRYRATVIDSEPYFMLCSCYIDQNPVRAGITATAGEYPWSSYLHHVGIKADPLVVDHALYWALGNTPFDREAAYKQMAEQALTSLQAKQLMDATNKGWPLGTEKFKSSLEKQGGLRVRPGKRGRPFKTPADPQAGDK; encoded by the coding sequence ATGGCCCGCCAGCCCAGACTTGTCATCCCCAATCAGCCGCACCACCTGATCCAGCGTGGCGTCGATCGCCAGGCCATCTTCCGCGAGACGGAAGATTATGTGAATTTCCTTGCCCGCCTGCGCGAAGGAGCCAGGCAATACAAGGTGGCTATCCATGCTTATGTGCTGATGAGCAACCATGTGCACCTGCTGGCGACACCGTCCGATGCCCAGGGCCTGGCCAAGATGATGCAGTGGGTAGGGCGCTTCTACGTGCCTTATTTCAACCAGAAATATGAGCGGGTAGGGACTTTGTGGCAGGGACGCTACAGGGCCACGGTGATAGATTCCGAACCTTATTTCATGTTGTGCAGTTGCTACATCGACCAGAATCCGGTGCGCGCCGGCATCACGGCAACGGCTGGCGAGTATCCCTGGTCGAGCTATTTGCACCACGTCGGGATCAAGGCCGACCCTCTCGTGGTGGATCACGCCCTGTATTGGGCATTAGGCAATACTCCCTTCGATCGCGAGGCTGCTTATAAACAAATGGCAGAGCAAGCGCTCACCTCCCTCCAGGCGAAGCAGCTGATGGACGCCACCAACAAGGGCTGGCCGCTGGGCACGGAAAAATTCAAATCAAGCCTCGAGAAGCAGGGCGGTCTGAGAGTACGTCCTGGCAAGCGTGGGCGCCCCTTTAAAACCCCGGCAGACCCGCAGGCTGGAGACAAATAA